The Achromobacter spanius genome includes the window ATGGCCGTGGTGAAGGCCAAGGGCGGGCAAGTGGTGGGCAGCGTGCGACATCCCATCGCCAGTTCGGACTTCTCGTCGTTCCTGTTGCAGGCGCAGGCATCGAAAGCACAGGTCATCGGCCTGGCCAACGGCAGCGGCGACACCATCAACAGCATCAAGCAGGCGTTCGAATTCGGCATCATGGGCAGCAAGCAACGCGTGGCGGCGCTCTTCATGAGCATCGTCGACGTGCGCAGCGTGGGGCTGGAATATGCGCAGGGCCTGAACCTGGTGGAGCCCTTCTACTGGGACCAGGACGACAAGGCTCGCCAGTGGTCCGAACGCTACTTCAAGCGCACGGGCCGCATGCCGTCGATGGTTCAGGCCAGCAACTACAGCGCCACGATGCACTACCTGAACGCCATCAAGGCCGCGGGCTCGGATGCATCAGAACCCGTGCTGAAGAAGATGCACGACACGCCCATCAATGACTTCATGACCGAGAATGGCCGTATCCGCGAAGACGGGCGCATCATGCGCGACCTGTACCTGTTCCAGGTCAAGAAGCCGTCGGAGTCCAAGCGTGAGTGGGACTACTACAAGCTGGTGCGCAAGATTCCGGCCGAACAGGCGTTCCGCCCGCTCAAGGACGGCGGCTGCTCGCTGGTGAAGTCGTGATGGACGGCGCGCTGTCGCTCTTGGCCGGCAAGCGCGCCGTCGTCACGGGGGGCGCCAACCCCCGTGGCATCGGCGCGGCGGTCGTCGACCTGTTTCTTGCGCAAGGCGCCACCGTCGCGGTGCTGGACTATGCCTACCCCGAAGGCGGCGCCAGCGCGCTGAGCGATCGCCGCGTCAATCTGCACTGCGATGTCTCGCGCGGCGTCTCGTGCGAGGCCGCGATGGAACTGGCCAACGCGGCCCTGGGCGGCATCGACGTGCTGGTCAACAACGCCGGCATCGTCGCCGCCACGCGCATCTGGGATTTGCCCGAAGACGAATTTCGCCGCATGGTCGACGTCAACCTGACCGGCACCTACAACGTCACACACGCCGCCCTGCCCGCGTTGCTGGAAAGCACGCGGCAACCGGCCATCGTCAACCTGGGATCCACCGCCGCGCTGCGCGGCGGCGGGCTGCTGGGCGGATCACACTACGCGGCGTCCAAGGGCGGCGTCATCAGTTTCACCAAGGCGTTGGCGCGCGAACTGGGCCCGCGCGGCGTGCGCGCCAACTGCGTGGCGCCGGGCATTATTGAAACCGACATGACGCTGGGAAAATTCGGCGAAAATTGGGAACAAGAACTCAAACAGGGCATTCCGCTGCAACGCTTCGGCTCACCCGCCGAAGTGGCCCAAGCCATACTCTTCCTGGCCTCGGACTTGTCCTCGTATTCAACCGGCATCGTGGTCGACGTCAACGGCGGCTTCCACATTCACTAGGCACGTCCCGAAGCAATGAGCACTCCCGATCGCATGCTGTCCATCCTCGACCTTTTTCGCGACGACACCACCGCCGCGTTTCAGGAGGACGTCATGGCGCATCTGGATTGCTCGCGCGCCACGGCGTATCGGTACTTGAAGTCATTGACCGAAAGCGGGCTGCTGGCGCCCACGGCCGGCGGCGCCTATGTGCTGGGTTCGCGCATCATCGAACTGGACCGCCATCTGCGCCAGCACGATCCCTTGATGCGCGCCGCGCGCGACGTCATGCGCGCCACGGGCGACGAACTGCACGCCAACCTGATGCTGTGCAGCTATTACGGCGACAAGGTCATGTGCGTGGACCGCTACTGGACCGACAACTCCATTGAATCCAGCTACGCGCGCGGCCGGCCCTTCCCCATGTTCCGGGGCGCCACGGCCAAGCCCATCCTGGCGAACCTGCCGCCCTACCAGTTGCGCAACCTGATGCTGTGGCACGCGGCCGAAATCCGCGAGGCCGGCCTGGGTGAAGACTGGGACGAATTCCGCGCCAACCTGAAGCGGCTGCGCACGGCGGGCGTGTGCGTGTCGCACGGCGAGGTCGACCGCGGCCTGATGGGGATCGGCGCGGCTATTTTCAGCCCCGAGCAAAAAGTGGTGGGCAGCCTGGTGTTCATCGCCGCCCAGGCGCATACATCACCGCAGCGCCTGGAGGTATTGCAGGCGCGCATCCAGGTGGCGGCGGCCGAGGTGTCGCAGAACCTGCAAGCCCCACAAAGCAACGGCGCGGCGGCGATCGGCATCATGCCGTCGCGGCCGCGCCGCATCAGGGTCCCGGCCGGTGCATCACCGGCGCGGACCAAAGCCTGATCAGGCCTTGTTGTAGCGTTCGACGCTGTTCACGATTTCTTCGTGAGCGGCGTCCACGCCCTTCCAACCCTTGACCTTGACCCACTTGCCCTTTTCGAGATCTTTGTAGTGCTCGAAAAAGTGCTGGATGCGAGCGACGTCTTCGGTCGGCAGGTCTTCGTACGACTTGATGTTGCGATACGGGGGATACAGCTTTTCGATCGGCACGGCCAGCAGCTTGGCGTCGCCGCCCGACTCATCGTCCATTTCCAGCACGCCGATGGCGCGGCAGCGCACGACGGCGCCGATCTGGATGGGGAACGGGGTCAGGACCAGCACGTCGGCGGGGTCGCCGTCTTCCGACAGGGTTTGCGGGATGTAGCCGTAGTTGCACGGGTAGTGCATGGCGGTCAGCATGAAGCGGTCAACGAAAATCGCGCCCGTGTCCTTGTCGACCTCGTACTTCACCGGGTCGGCGTTCATGGGGATTTCGATGATGACGTTGAAGTCTTCCGGCAGCTTCTTGCCAGGGGAGACGCGATCAAGACTCATGATTCAACCTTGTTGTTTGTCTGAAGAAATGTTCAAAGCGAGCCGTCGTCCTTGAACGGCGGCTTGGTCGCCGGCACCGGTGCCGATGCCGGGGCCGATGCCGGGGCGGACGTGGGCTTCGGGCTGGCGGCGGGCGCTGGCGTATACGTGGGCACGGGGTCATCGAAAGCCGCCGCCGGAATCGGGGCGCTGTCGAAGTACTCGTCGATGTCGGACGTGCCGCCGGCCAGCGGCGCGTCTTCGGGCGCCAGCGCGCGATCGCGCTGATCGCGGCTGACGCGGGCATCCGGGTCCAGCACGTAGTCAGAGGCCGAGGCCGCCACCGCGGGCGGCAGCGGCGGATAGTCGCCGGAGATGTCCGCATCGCCGTCCGTGTCAGACATGCCCACCGCATAGCCGCCTTCGGCGTCCAGGTGATAGGGGTCGGAACCGGTATCCGCGGCGGGCAAGGCGGCATCTGCCGCCAACACCGGCAGCGCCATGCTGGCGGCGGTTGCCAGGCGCCAGTGGCGCATGGCGTCCGCGGGCCGGTCCAGGCGATCGTAGAGGCTGCCCAACAAGGCATGCGTCTGCGCGTCGCTGCGCCGGCTCAGGCTGCGCAAGAGATAGCGCTCGGCTTGGCCCCACAATTGGCCGTTCAGGCACAGCATGCCCAGCGCGGTGAGCAGGTCCGGGTCGGTCGGACGCTGCTGCAACCAGGTCTCGGCCTTGGCAAGACGGCGCGACACCTGGTCGGATTCGCAGCGCGCGTAAGCCGCCACCAAGGTCGGGTTGAACTTGACGGCAATGGCGGCTTCCAGCACGCGCGCCGCTTCGTTGGCTTCGCCGGCGGCATCAAAGGCGGCGGCGCCAGACAAGGCGATGTCGGGCAGCAGGCGTTCTTCGGCTTTCAGGTCTTTCCAGATGGCGCGCCAGCCGTCGCCATGGGCCGCCGCGCGCAAGCGCGCCGCGCCGGAAGCGTCGATCAGGGCGTCGGCTTCAGAGCGAGCCAGCGCGTTGCGGCGCACCAGGCCGCGAGCCAGGGTAAAGACCTGATCGTGGTGATGCAGCGCGGTGTGTGCGCGCAGCAGCAGGCGCATCGTGTGCAGGTGGCGAGCGCCGCCATCAGCCAAGGGCGCAAGCACTGCCAGCGCGCGTTCGGGGCGGCCTTGGTCCAGCAGCATATCGGCCGATACCGTTGCCGTGGCTTCAACCATGCCCGGATCCGTACCGGCCTGCTCTTGCGCGGTGGCCAACAGACGGTCGCGACGATCGAACTCGCCCAAGCCGTGCGCGGCGCGAGCCGCGGACAAGGCCGCCAGCACGCGGCGCGTCTGCACCTTGGTCTGGTCGAGCAGCTTGGTCAGGTCTTTTTCGGCGACGCCGTAGCGGCCTTCAAGCAGGCCGATCCAGCCACGTTCCAGCAATTCATGGTCGCGCGCCTGCGCACGCTTGCCGCGCCACACGCGGACGCGGTCCGGAATGGCAAGCAGCCAGGCCAACAGGCGCAGCCCCACATAAAGCACGATGAAGGTCGCCACAACCAGCAGCACCGCCAGCGTGAGCGACATGTTGATGCGCCACGGCCAGACCAGCAACAGCACGTTGCCGGAATGCGAGCGCAGCACCACCGCCAGGGCGACGGCGATGACGGCGAGCAGCAGTGTCCAGAACCAGGTACGCATAAGGCTCAGTCCTGCTCGCTAGTCTTGAAACCCGCGGCGCGCAAGGCGGCCACGGCGTTCAAGCTGTCAGCCACTTCGGGCATGCGCACGGCGATGTCGGTCTGCGCCAACTCGCGTGCCAGCGTCTGCGCGGCGACGGTGTCGGGGGAGCGGCCGTCGAAGTACTTGGACAAGGTCACGCCCACGTTGTCGAGCTCGCTTTTCCAGACGGCGGGTTGACGCATCAGCATGGCCAACTGGACGGTCAACAGGCGCTGGCGCAGCGTGCCGCGCACCTGGTCGGCCTGTTCTGGCGACAGCAGCAGCGCGGCGGGTTCGTCAACGCGCTGGATGGTGATCAAGCCGCCCAGTTCCTGGGCCAGGGCCGACCCGGCACGGCCGGGCCACGAGACAACTTCCGCGCGCCAACGTTGCCACCAGGGCGCGTCGGCGGGCAGGCCGGCTTGCGGATCAATGGCAGGCGCCGGGGCAACAGCCGGCCGGGTTTCGCCAGCGGCGGCCACGCCCGGGGCCACGGAATCGGGCACCAGCAACGG containing:
- the ppa gene encoding inorganic diphosphatase; translated protein: MSLDRVSPGKKLPEDFNVIIEIPMNADPVKYEVDKDTGAIFVDRFMLTAMHYPCNYGYIPQTLSEDGDPADVLVLTPFPIQIGAVVRCRAIGVLEMDDESGGDAKLLAVPIEKLYPPYRNIKSYEDLPTEDVARIQHFFEHYKDLEKGKWVKVKGWKGVDAAHEEIVNSVERYNKA
- a CDS encoding SDR family oxidoreductase — translated: MDGALSLLAGKRAVVTGGANPRGIGAAVVDLFLAQGATVAVLDYAYPEGGASALSDRRVNLHCDVSRGVSCEAAMELANAALGGIDVLVNNAGIVAATRIWDLPEDEFRRMVDVNLTGTYNVTHAALPALLESTRQPAIVNLGSTAALRGGGLLGGSHYAASKGGVISFTKALARELGPRGVRANCVAPGIIETDMTLGKFGENWEQELKQGIPLQRFGSPAEVAQAILFLASDLSSYSTGIVVDVNGGFHIH
- a CDS encoding ABC transporter substrate-binding protein; translated protein: MKTRFKNSLAACVLGALSVPAMAQVSDDVVKIGVLGDQSGMMADLSGKFGVEAVKMAVEDFGGKVLGKPIEVISADHQNKVDIGVSIARRWYENDKVDLILDVPNSAIALAVQDLTRQMKRVVIFTSAGSADLTGKACSPNGMHWTYDTYAYATGVANGVIEDGGKSWFFITSDYAFGHSLERDAMAVVKAKGGQVVGSVRHPIASSDFSSFLLQAQASKAQVIGLANGSGDTINSIKQAFEFGIMGSKQRVAALFMSIVDVRSVGLEYAQGLNLVEPFYWDQDDKARQWSERYFKRTGRMPSMVQASNYSATMHYLNAIKAAGSDASEPVLKKMHDTPINDFMTENGRIREDGRIMRDLYLFQVKKPSESKREWDYYKLVRKIPAEQAFRPLKDGGCSLVKS
- a CDS encoding heme biosynthesis HemY N-terminal domain-containing protein, producing MRTWFWTLLLAVIAVALAVVLRSHSGNVLLLVWPWRINMSLTLAVLLVVATFIVLYVGLRLLAWLLAIPDRVRVWRGKRAQARDHELLERGWIGLLEGRYGVAEKDLTKLLDQTKVQTRRVLAALSAARAAHGLGEFDRRDRLLATAQEQAGTDPGMVEATATVSADMLLDQGRPERALAVLAPLADGGARHLHTMRLLLRAHTALHHHDQVFTLARGLVRRNALARSEADALIDASGAARLRAAAHGDGWRAIWKDLKAEERLLPDIALSGAAAFDAAGEANEAARVLEAAIAVKFNPTLVAAYARCESDQVSRRLAKAETWLQQRPTDPDLLTALGMLCLNGQLWGQAERYLLRSLSRRSDAQTHALLGSLYDRLDRPADAMRHWRLATAASMALPVLAADAALPAADTGSDPYHLDAEGGYAVGMSDTDGDADISGDYPPLPPAVAASASDYVLDPDARVSRDQRDRALAPEDAPLAGGTSDIDEYFDSAPIPAAAFDDPVPTYTPAPAASPKPTSAPASAPASAPVPATKPPFKDDGSL
- a CDS encoding IclR family transcriptional regulator, whose translation is MSTPDRMLSILDLFRDDTTAAFQEDVMAHLDCSRATAYRYLKSLTESGLLAPTAGGAYVLGSRIIELDRHLRQHDPLMRAARDVMRATGDELHANLMLCSYYGDKVMCVDRYWTDNSIESSYARGRPFPMFRGATAKPILANLPPYQLRNLMLWHAAEIREAGLGEDWDEFRANLKRLRTAGVCVSHGEVDRGLMGIGAAIFSPEQKVVGSLVFIAAQAHTSPQRLEVLQARIQVAAAEVSQNLQAPQSNGAAAIGIMPSRPRRIRVPAGASPARTKA